A genomic region of Haliotis asinina isolate JCU_RB_2024 chromosome 1, JCU_Hal_asi_v2, whole genome shotgun sequence contains the following coding sequences:
- the LOC137278048 gene encoding uncharacterized protein — protein MTSTGTVAKYTRVFVVIYLVFVAIASGRPTISWARSAKGYRSHRTGELPTPGCLIYTTVRKCHPSLLPQNSHTMCDILTRMCKATLPVTQYNCTSGALTCYLNAMKAHLHGTKKYTESPNGANQFLVDLGQSQNCTRTGTG, from the exons ATGACTTCAACTGGAACGGTAGCAAAATATACACGTGTATTTGTCGTCATCTACTTAGTTTTCGTTGCCATAGCATCTGGACGTCCAACAATATCGTGGGCTAGATCTGCGAAAG GTTATCGGAGTCACAGGACCGGGGAGTTGCCTACACCAGGCTGCCTGATCTATACTACTGTCCGAAAGTGTCATCCATCACTTCTACCACAAAACTCTCACACCATGTGCGACATTTTGACCAGAATGTGCAAGGCTACCCTTCCCGTCACACAATACAACTGTACATCTGGCGCTCTCACATGTTACCTCAATGCCATGAAAGCGCATCTCCACGGCACCAAGAAGTACACAGAATCCCCAAACGGTGCGAATCAGTTCCTTGTTGACCTCGGACAGTCACAGAACTGTACACGTACAGGCACTGGTTGA